The Natronoglycomyces albus genome has a segment encoding these proteins:
- a CDS encoding BtpA/SgcQ family protein translates to MRALPPKSVIACVHLLPTPGSPRFDGNVERIYATALAETDVFLRHGVDALIVENFRDQPFLPNSVGPETTATIAGVAREVVRASSVPVGVAVLRNDAAAAMSIAVATGAQFIRVNVHTGAVLTEQGILTGQGHDTLRRREQLKGTVDIWADARVKHSVPFTHHDLAAEIRDLNKSADGIIVSGELTGVEALPQDLKVAQENSSAPVYVGSGVTAVNLAQQFDSADGFIVGSDFKEDGVAARPVEEGRVKTFMNEVRRLREASTPA, encoded by the coding sequence GTGAGAGCCCTGCCGCCGAAATCAGTGATCGCTTGCGTCCATCTGCTGCCCACTCCGGGCTCCCCCCGTTTCGACGGCAATGTCGAACGCATCTACGCGACCGCTCTAGCCGAGACCGATGTGTTCCTACGCCACGGCGTCGACGCCCTGATCGTGGAGAACTTCCGGGACCAGCCGTTCCTACCCAACAGCGTCGGGCCCGAAACCACCGCGACCATCGCGGGCGTGGCGCGGGAGGTAGTGCGAGCATCCTCGGTGCCCGTTGGCGTTGCGGTGCTGCGCAACGACGCCGCGGCCGCCATGTCGATCGCGGTGGCCACTGGCGCGCAATTCATCCGCGTGAACGTGCACACCGGAGCCGTGCTCACTGAACAAGGCATTCTCACCGGGCAAGGTCACGACACCCTACGGCGGCGCGAACAGTTGAAGGGCACGGTCGACATCTGGGCTGACGCCCGGGTGAAGCACTCCGTGCCGTTCACTCATCACGACCTGGCCGCCGAGATCCGGGACTTGAACAAAAGCGCCGACGGCATCATCGTCTCCGGCGAACTGACCGGGGTAGAGGCCCTGCCTCAAGACCTGAAGGTCGCTCAAGAGAACAGCTCCGCCCCCGTATATGTCGGTAGCGGAGTCACGGCGGTGAACCTGGCCCAACAATTCGACTCTGCCGACGGATTCATTGTCGGCAGCGACTTCAAGGAAGACGGTGTCGCCGCCCGGCCCGTCGAGGAGGGCCGCGTCAAGACCTTCATGAACGAGGTTCGCAGACTCCGTGAAGCGTCTACACCGGCATGA
- the tmk gene encoding dTMP kinase, whose amino-acid sequence MDSSNETRVDIESFRKLFGEPRPTQGRLISIVGFDGSGKTTQIEQTASALRRQGHEVVETKQPTDWYRQLSKVQSFHAEGGSVETAHILALLAAADRRQHVREVIEPALERGAIVLCDRYVYATFGVFIHRGVDSEFLATINSGIPRPDYAFYLDMSSADLVRRLKERDGENLQHEEKSVDRIESITRTYKELASELISIDGSAPPTDVTAAILSHLQIGPPTTENSTDHGLSANA is encoded by the coding sequence ATGGACAGTAGCAACGAAACGCGGGTCGACATCGAATCCTTTCGGAAGCTCTTCGGCGAGCCCCGGCCGACGCAGGGACGGCTGATCTCGATCGTCGGGTTCGACGGGTCGGGAAAGACCACCCAGATAGAGCAAACTGCGTCGGCGCTGCGTCGGCAGGGCCACGAAGTAGTCGAGACGAAGCAGCCCACCGACTGGTACCGGCAGCTGTCGAAAGTCCAGTCCTTCCACGCCGAGGGCGGCTCCGTCGAAACCGCTCACATCCTCGCCTTGCTCGCTGCCGCCGACCGTCGGCAACATGTGCGTGAGGTCATCGAACCCGCGCTGGAACGCGGCGCGATCGTCCTGTGCGACCGATACGTGTACGCGACGTTCGGGGTGTTCATTCACCGAGGCGTCGACTCGGAATTCCTCGCGACCATCAACAGTGGGATTCCACGCCCCGACTACGCCTTCTACCTGGACATGTCCAGTGCGGACCTTGTGCGAAGGCTGAAAGAACGGGACGGCGAGAACCTTCAACATGAAGAAAAGTCGGTCGACCGCATCGAATCCATCACGCGCACATACAAAGAGCTGGCCTCAGAACTGATCAGTATCGACGGGTCCGCCCCACCCACAGATGTCACGGCCGCGATTCTGAGCCACCTCCAGATCGGCCCCCCGACTACCGAGAACTCCACCGACCACGGGCTCTCGGCCAACGCTTAG